The genomic interval atattgttttaattaaattataaataaataaaaaaagctTTTAAGATGGatgaataaatttataatatcaaACTGTAATggaacaatttaaaaaatataaaatttttaaataatcatacaaatttaaattaaatgatCAATAACATCTAAATTAAGCGAGTAagctttaaaaataaaacttggaTTTTAATTCCATGTACTGCTTTCTGTTTTTCCCTAGCACTGGATATCTAATCATTTGGGCTGATTCATCCTTGAAATGACTGAACGGCCCAATAAAAATTTTTCTACCTACCATCAAAATAAATTTAGAGGACGACCTTACAAAACACTATAGTTGATAATTGAATCGTGAATACTTGGAAGACTGCATGGACATCTTACTACTGCGCCTTAGCCCATGGATCTTGTTTGTTGCCTCTTTTAACCCTACCTCTCATGTAAATAACATGATGATGATCACAAAAGTATGTAATTTGCTATACCATCACTTAAGTTCTCAAAACGTTTTACAGTTACTCCTATAAGCTTAAACATTAATTCAACTAAAGGAGTCTATCTACTTTGGGCAGTAATCTGAATAATGTTTGAGAAATGCTTTTAGAACAGAACCTGAGCAGTCCATCAGTTCAAGCTATTAGATTCAAGAACAGAAGGTTAATTCAATCCGGTCCAAATAATAAAGacattttgattaaaatttacaGTGTCATAAGTCCCAGTTTAATCATCCTAGATTGGCaggtgcttaaaaatatttttttttattcataaatCATGCGAGAAGCTGATTCTAATGCACCATTACTTGCAATAAATTCACATCCAATTTGGTTATCATAATAAATGCAATTAATTCTGATCcaaattttctgataaaaaaaGGTAATAACTAATGCCTGATATATCGAATTTCACTGCACTCCATGTGACTTCCAACCAATAGAACAGCAACCATACATTTTGCAGATGCCATTAAATCGTTGCATCTCCACAGATATGACTTCTAGCAGTCTCggacttaatatttatttattaactgACAAGGACCATAGGGCTCACTGGAAGGCATAACCAGTGAATATATCTCGTATGGAATTGGAGATATATCTCCATCGGACTAAATAGTAGTACTGCTGTGGCATTATCACTGAAACCTACTCATCTGAATGAAATTGAGACAAAGGTACAAGATATGAACAATTGGTACTGCCAAACCTATGTAACGCAATAAAGTGATATTTATTTGTGCCGACGTAATATCAATATCAATCCTCAATCTGAACAATAAGTTTGGACTGTACCGAACGACCCACACATAGAAAACAAGGTAAGAGAAAAtagtttattattttataatttaattctcgaaattttttattataattccTACAGATAGACCTGGGCAGAAAATGATTGTTATAAAAATCCACCTCTCCCCCCTTTCTCCCTCGGACTCTGTAAGCCTTTGAAAAGGTGAAAAGGTTGCAGTCTTGAAGATGAAACTAACTGAAGATGCTCACATCACAGGTTTTTTGCAATATGATACTCCAAAGCTAGTAATGTTATAGCAATGCAGTATGTGTCTTCTTAAAGGAAAAATGATTAACCTGGTCAATTTACCGGAGTATAAAGACAGCTCCAGAATATAGCTGCAACGTTCTCGTTCCAAAGTCAGCCTTGAAAGAGTTCAGGCACCATATATTTGACATCGTCAGAACCTCAACCAACCTGCAAGAAGAAATATGCAATTATATATACTTCATTAATCAATCATACTTGAAAGctaatttttttcaaacttaCCTAAGTAACACTGGAGAAAACCAAAGATAGGATTCTTGGATTAAATGTGGAAGCACGAATTCCGTATGACAGCAAGCCAAACAACTATAGTTTGTCTGATGAATTTTGTTTGAAGATCTCTGTTGGCTTCTAATTCTATTACTAGGTCAAGAAATCAGGCTGTAAAACAACAAAACGGTTAAAATATGACATCTGCTCCATCAAGATTACCTACTGATGTTGCTGAGCTCGAGCTCTGTCTCTCCCTGGTAGCTCCTACCATCAATTCCGGTGTCGTTGAGTTTACTCCACAACCTAATGCAATAATAATATCGGATTGGGAATGACATTGGGTTGAGCAAGTACAATTCCTAATGCATTGTTTCATATACTACtgtgaaaattataaaaaaaaattatgagtgaACACATGCATTAATTGTCATCAAATTACGAGCCAAATAGGTTTTAGATCATCGATTAGAAAGAACAGAACATCTAAAAAATTGGAACATTAATTGCACGAGTATCAAAAATTTTCATTACATCACAGCAAAAATCTAATGACATTAACATCAAGGTTCATTGTCATGGTATGGTGGTTCATCGATGTCATTGTTGTCAAAATGGTCGGCCATGTCAAATCTAAAAGAAACACTTAGGAGTGGAGCTCCTCTGGAATGAAAATTCAAGCAAGGCAAGTCAGTTGAAACAGTATCCTTATCAGAGAAACCATCGCAAAACAACTGGCTGCTGCTAGTAATTGCAGAATGCTTGTTCACCTTCTGCacaaaatcattaaaaatatGAGTGCCCCCAATAAGGCGTAATAGATGCAGATGGAATTAGCAAAATGAATGACTATTACTCACATTGGCACAAGAAAACTTTTTGTCCAAATTGTTGAGCACTGAAGGGAGAACATTCATCAACTGTGGGCCGGATACAGTAGGTGCTGAAGCCATAAGCATATGAAGCATCTCTCTGGCATTCTTCTCCATCAAAGATTCTGTTTTTGGAATCAGAGGAGTAGCAAGACCTGGAAGCAGAGGCGAAATGACAGAAGATATAGCCAGTCCAGCACTAACAAGATAAGCTTGGCCAGAGGAACAAAAATCGATCACCGGGATGTGGACAATTGGATCAGACATGAAAGGTGTAAAGATGGGAAGTTGTGAGCATGGCAAACTCAATGACACAGAAATTGATGAAGGAATTAATGGAACGGAAACAAGATTAGGGAGAGACAGAGCTTGAAGCTCGGCAACATCAATAGGCAGCTTAGCTGGAACAGATGCCCCTGTGGATGAAACAACGGGCAACAAAGAAGACAAAGGTGGAAGGGGCATCAACTCAGGAGTTGTTGAGATATGGAAAGGGTGCAGCGAAGATGGACAAGGGGGACACCAGCAGTAGTAGGGAGAAAAGGAACTTGAACTACTAATAATCTGTGAAAGAGGTAGATGAATAGAGACGGGGCTCAATGATGCGAAAGGAGAAGGCAATGATGGGATATCAGGAAGGCAACTGGATAGCGTTGAACTTCCATCTGTGTCACTTTGATTGTCATTCTCCTGTTTGCTCAAATACACAACAGCTGTACTTGAAGTAGAAACTGAAGCAATCAGTTCAGAGCTTCTCGTTGATGTGCTCAGATGGGCGTCTCCATGGCGCTTCACTTTCTCCCTTGTCCGGATGGAGGATGATATTCTTGGCTTTTCATCTTTGAAGCAGTTTAGCCTTCGACAAAGACTGCCTTGGCATAAAGAATGAACCTTTCCAGCATGTGCTGACATAGTGCGTGGACGCAACAATCTCGAAACTGAACATGAAGGCTGACATTCAGTTTCACTGAGACCAGAGGCAGCTGGACTAACTTCTACACTGCTCAAGCACTCGAGAAGATATGCATGAAGGTGAGTTGCAAATGAATCAAGGTGTGATTCAGAGATTCCGGTAAGACAGGTCAAAGAGGGCTTTCTTCTAAGTAAATCTTTCATCTGTGGCACGCAAATTAAACATACTAAGCAAGCATTTTTCATAAATAAGATCTACACCTACAACATATTCATTATCGAATATAATTCTGCATAAGTAGAAACATCACTCGTTTAAGGATGATGCCAGGAAAATGTACTAATACTCTATGCTACTCAGACACGATGCTGGAATCCAACACAGGAATATATATCCTAAAGTCCAACTCTGGAATCCAACACAGGAATATATATCCTAAAGTCCAACTCGTGATTTTTTTTTCACTGAGGACATGGGAACTACATATAATGTATACAATAATATATAAAtgtatataatattataataagtATATAATGTATATATAATATTTACACCTTTAAGGGCATTTTGGAAAAGGTATAAAAGCATGGAGGGACAGACTTCTTGAAATGCTTCCTAACATAATCAGCTTACTATTATTATATAGTAAACGTAACCAGTCTCATGATTCTCATGAGTCACCTCCTACAACGAGCTCCATACTTGACACCTACTCACTTCTACCAGCCTGCCCTTCTCACGATGGCTTCCCATGTCTTCCCTTCTCATCCATGATCCACCTGCTTTCTGCCTCAGCACCTCACAATGACTTACACATCATGAGCTAGGATGCAATATTTGATTCCCCCTCCAGTTCTTCCTCctcatgcttcttcttcttcctcatttctTCCTTCATGCAATTTTCTTGATTTCCTTCTAAGGAGATAATGAGTCCAAGTAGCAATGCTAATAATGCATAATGTGACTATAACAAAAACTAGAGAAAGAATAAATCCAAACCTTATCAAGCAATTCAAGTCCATGGCTCTTAGACTTCTCTGAGCACCAATAATATAAGATCTGAGGTCCAGGTAGCTTTAGCAGGAAGGAACGACCAGAAGCATCAGCATATATCTCTTCGATAACCACATCAGGACTATCACAGTCATTACTCAAAACAGCTAATCTCTCTATACGTCCATCATCCCCAATGAATGAGAGGCGCATGTTAGAACATGGCAAGAGGTTGAGATTTAGTTGCCCCCTgtataaagaaagaaaacaaggcCTAAAAAACTACACAAAACACCTTAAGAATATAAATAAAACAAGTGAGCAAGAGCATTCAAATATGAAATGAGTCTAAAGACACTTTTGACAAGTCAGGTACAAATAATTTGGGTACGAGTATATAATATTGATATGGATCTAGGTGTCTGACACTGCATTTTTCAAAATGTTAACATAATGAAGATGTTTAATatcctgattatataaatatcctGTTTTTCAAAAACAGTGAAAACAAAAACTGCTTGCAAGCCCTTCTACATGACCCATTAATTTAAGAATAATATTCACTGTTTAATAACTAGTCAAACATTAATTTCCAAAAAGTAACAAAAGAGATCGAGGATGAAACAGTTCAAATCATTTCAGATGAATCAAATTTGCATGACAGAAGATCAACAATAGAATGCAGAAACAGAATTGGTAGATCACTTTATTAAAGCGAGCAAAACAATATATCGGAAACATTAGGACATAAACAGTGATGACCAAAAGAGACCAACCAAGTCTTATGGTCAAAGAAGAGGGAATTTCCTAAATCAGAAAGATATTTTCCTGCTAAAAAGGGGTTGGTGTCAAGTGTCAAACTAGAGCTTTGTATCCCTGGAAGGAGAGAAAACATGAGAGAACGAAGTCACAGagagaaagtgaaaaaaaaaaaaagagaaaatttgATATTTTCTCGGGTCAAGTTTCCATGAACAAGatgagaattttaaaaaaaaaacagcatTTGATATTTTCTCGGGTCAAGTTTCCATGAACAAGatgagaatttaaaaaaaaaaacagcattTGGAGTACAAGGCAGAAGCTAAAATAGCCACACGGGTAGAGTGTCTGGAAATATTGGATCATT from Zingiber officinale cultivar Zhangliang chromosome 6B, Zo_v1.1, whole genome shotgun sequence carries:
- the LOC121991878 gene encoding uncharacterized protein LOC121991878, which translates into the protein MVPPRKGDYLGRSEGSDRSPDEDESASPSADLSSGTKRVSPGRDAFARRLRDVLSGESDDWEAAVLPWLQALDLHLPGACRADERSKPLLKLNVSGGSAKERLLVQLTQHFETSEVGMLARCLCVPLVSVRVGKVMKQGNILCPIDKRGQLNLNLLPCSNMRLSFIGDDGRIERLAVLSNDCDSPDVVIEEIYADASGRSFLLKLPGPQILYYWCSEKSKSHGLELLDKMKDLLRRKPSLTCLTGISESHLDSFATHLHAYLLECLSSVEVSPAASGLSETECQPSCSVSRLLRPRTMSAHAGKVHSLCQGSLCRRLNCFKDEKPRISSSIRTREKVKRHGDAHLSTSTRSSELIASVSTSSTAVVYLSKQENDNQSDTDGSSTLSSCLPDIPSLPSPFASLSPVSIHLPLSQIISSSSSFSPYYCWCPPCPSSLHPFHISTTPELMPLPPLSSLLPVVSSTGASVPAKLPIDVAELQALSLPNLVSVPLIPSSISVSLSLPCSQLPIFTPFMSDPIVHIPVIDFCSSGQAYLVSAGLAISSVISPLLPGLATPLIPKTESLMEKNAREMLHMLMASAPTVSGPQLMNVLPSVLNNLDKKFSCANKVNKHSAITSSSQLFCDGFSDKDTVSTDLPCLNFHSRGAPLLSVSFRFDMADHFDNNDIDEPPYHDNEP